Proteins encoded together in one Chitinivibrionales bacterium window:
- a CDS encoding toxin-antitoxin system HicB family antitoxin: PIASKHFSGKFVVRVPPEVHRRLALEASENGISLNRLASAKLTQ, translated from the coding sequence ATCCTATTGCATCAAAACATTTCAGCGGGAAATTCGTTGTTCGAGTCCCACCGGAAGTTCACAGGCGATTGGCGCTTGAAGCTTCTGAAAATGGAATCAGCCTGAATAGATTGGCAAGCGCTAAGCTTACTCAGTAA